In one window of Streptomyces griseus subsp. griseus DNA:
- a CDS encoding GTP-binding protein yields MDFASSSGGTARATTSAKIVVAGGFGVGKTTFVGAVSEINPLRTEAVMTSASAGIDDLTHTGDKTTTTVAMDFGRITLDQDLILYLFGTPGQDRFWFMWDDLVRGAIGAVVLVDTRRLADCFPAVDYFENSGLPFVIALNGFDGHQPYTPDEVREALQIGPDAPIITTDARHRADAKSGLITLVEHALMARLK; encoded by the coding sequence GTGGACTTCGCAAGCTCTAGCGGCGGTACGGCCCGCGCCACTACCTCCGCGAAGATCGTGGTGGCGGGCGGCTTCGGCGTGGGTAAGACCACGTTTGTCGGTGCCGTTTCGGAGATCAATCCGCTGCGCACCGAAGCCGTGATGACGTCCGCGTCCGCGGGCATCGACGATCTGACCCACACCGGGGACAAGACCACCACGACGGTGGCCATGGACTTCGGACGTATCACCCTGGACCAGGACCTGATCCTGTACCTCTTCGGTACGCCGGGCCAGGACCGCTTCTGGTTCATGTGGGACGACCTGGTCCGCGGCGCCATCGGCGCCGTCGTCCTCGTCGACACCCGCCGCCTCGCCGACTGCTTCCCCGCCGTCGACTACTTCGAGAACAGCGGCCTCCCCTTCGTCATCGCCCTCAACGGCTTCGACGGACACCAGCCCTACACCCCCGACGAGGTACGCGAAGCGCTCCAGATCGGACCGGACGCACCCATCATCACCACGGATGCCCGGCACCGGGCGGATGCCAAGAGCGGCCTGATCACCCTGGTCGAGCACGCTCTGATGGCACGCCTGAAGTAG
- a CDS encoding DUF742 domain-containing protein yields MTPPPASPDPYGALHHASYDEGGDQPLVRPYAMTGGRTRPRYQLAIEALVSTTADPAHLGTLLPEHQRICHLCREVKSVAEVSALLSMPLGVARILVADLAEAGMVAIHQPGNGEAGGAPDVTLLERVLSGLRKL; encoded by the coding sequence ATGACCCCGCCACCCGCCTCACCCGATCCGTACGGCGCACTGCACCATGCGTCGTACGACGAGGGAGGCGACCAGCCGCTGGTTCGTCCTTACGCCATGACCGGTGGCCGGACCCGGCCGCGTTACCAGCTCGCGATAGAGGCACTGGTCAGCACCACCGCGGACCCGGCGCATCTGGGGACGCTGCTCCCCGAGCACCAGCGGATCTGCCACCTCTGCCGCGAGGTCAAGTCCGTGGCCGAGGTCTCCGCGCTGCTGTCGATGCCGCTCGGTGTCGCCCGCATCCTTGTGGCGGACCTGGCGGAAGCCGGCATGGTGGCCATCCACCAGCCGGGCAATGGAGAGGCCGGCGGCGCGCCGGATGTGACACTGCTCGAAAGGGTGCTCAGTGGACTTCGCAAGCTCTAG
- a CDS encoding nitrate- and nitrite sensing domain-containing protein, giving the protein MRRSNEGSAVQPERGNFTPPSHAAAPPAQAPEPEPAGGSTSRFAPRNWRVATRLNAILLIPVVIGLIMGGFQVKGSIDTWSEAQEAEKIARVVRAASDYGQALLNERDLTAQPLLSGDRTADVVEQTRATTDEARTAFDAAVKEMPAKPGLERRLKLFKVDEPKLPELRKAAYSQALDPVKTEEGYTQVQHSLMQFANELGLGTGNITSYGRTVYALELSKAAESLQRSIGMHLLVRPSQKPAVYNDQVKAFGSYNYLEQIALAEFNAGGTQADVDRLRQVMAGKAADGAKQLKAVREQADAAGQPFVAPPSIDGSVLDGMVQEIGRGQEPEELAKKGITPETWMAASTAKFEGYTTVEKELVDKAVKEAAEISSDAKSDAIANGLIVVIALLAAFVLAGLMARQMSRAMQRLRTAAFSIAEQRLPSLVDQLSRTDPGRVDTRVQPIPITTRDEIGEVARAFDQVHREAVRLAAEQAMLRGNVNAIFTNLSRRNQSLIEGQLTLITDLENNEADPDQLESLFKLDHLATRMRRNGENLLVLSGEEPGRRWDQPVPLVDVLRAASSEVESYERIELSGVPEAEIHGRAVTDLVHLLAELLENATTFSSPQTKVRVTATRLPDGRVMVEIHDKGIGLTAEDFADINHKLANPPTVDAAVSQRMGLFVVGRLADRHGIRVQLRPSGEQAGTTSLVMLPDVITHGGSGDSLPGQGDFTVSSIIPEQQSAFDPAPQHGQMRTAAELGFDDSRYEVPADPAQLDPVNRSLMREERRAALEAQTGPGSPFADGSQEQQGYDQDQQGYAQDQRYGQEPYAGLDPYDNGAQGYAQESYGQDRYGQDPAQQQAQQQAPYDGSYEQQGYGADDGYPQQQEQNGPQAQPQEGYAEAAYAAPENPQDPYAADRYAAPTDQSHQDDWPVQSGFQNSFEPVRQAEAESVPSVPAPSQERVGFERPGSAPNVGHELTEAGLPRRGGAQHWQPSGRGNEQPAPLPQRQPQQQEERQAPQTDGDGTDDWRSTNDERWERAEKLREPKAGGITPSGLPRRVPKANLVEGTAEQTQQGGPQVSRAPEDVRGRLSNLRRGIQRGRNAGSDTSNTYNQER; this is encoded by the coding sequence GTGAGGCGAAGTAACGAGGGCTCCGCGGTGCAGCCCGAGCGGGGCAATTTCACCCCGCCGTCGCACGCTGCGGCGCCCCCTGCACAGGCGCCCGAGCCGGAGCCGGCCGGAGGCAGCACCAGCCGGTTCGCCCCGCGCAACTGGCGGGTGGCCACCCGGCTGAACGCGATCCTCCTGATCCCGGTCGTCATCGGCCTGATCATGGGCGGCTTCCAGGTGAAAGGGTCGATCGACACCTGGAGCGAGGCCCAGGAGGCCGAGAAGATCGCGCGCGTCGTCCGCGCCGCCTCGGACTACGGGCAGGCCCTGCTCAACGAGCGGGACCTCACCGCGCAGCCGCTGCTCTCCGGCGACCGGACCGCCGACGTCGTCGAGCAGACCCGGGCCACCACGGACGAGGCGCGTACGGCCTTCGACGCCGCGGTGAAGGAGATGCCCGCCAAGCCCGGCCTGGAGCGCCGCCTCAAGCTCTTCAAGGTCGACGAGCCCAAGCTCCCCGAACTCCGCAAGGCCGCCTACTCGCAGGCGCTGGACCCGGTGAAGACCGAAGAGGGCTACACCCAGGTCCAGCACTCGCTGATGCAGTTCGCCAACGAGCTCGGCCTCGGTACCGGCAACATCACCAGTTACGGCCGGACCGTCTACGCGCTTGAGTTGTCCAAGGCTGCAGAATCGCTTCAGCGCTCGATCGGCATGCACCTGCTGGTGCGCCCGAGCCAGAAGCCGGCCGTCTACAACGACCAGGTCAAGGCCTTCGGTTCGTACAACTACCTGGAGCAGATCGCCCTCGCCGAGTTCAACGCCGGCGGCACCCAGGCCGACGTGGACCGCCTCAGGCAGGTCATGGCGGGCAAGGCCGCCGACGGGGCCAAGCAGCTCAAGGCCGTCCGTGAGCAGGCCGATGCCGCAGGTCAGCCCTTCGTCGCGCCGCCGAGCATCGACGGTTCGGTCTTGGACGGCATGGTGCAGGAGATCGGCCGGGGCCAGGAGCCCGAGGAGCTGGCGAAGAAGGGCATCACGCCCGAGACCTGGATGGCCGCGTCCACCGCCAAGTTCGAGGGCTACACGACCGTCGAGAAGGAACTCGTCGACAAGGCGGTGAAGGAGGCCGCGGAGATCTCCTCCGACGCCAAGTCCGACGCCATCGCCAACGGGCTCATCGTCGTCATCGCGCTGCTGGCCGCCTTCGTCCTGGCCGGGCTCATGGCCCGCCAGATGAGCCGCGCGATGCAGCGGCTGCGTACCGCCGCCTTCTCCATCGCCGAGCAGCGGCTGCCCTCCCTCGTCGACCAGCTCTCCCGCACCGACCCGGGCCGGGTCGACACCCGAGTGCAGCCCATCCCGATCACCACGCGGGACGAGATCGGCGAGGTCGCCCGCGCCTTCGACCAGGTGCACCGCGAGGCCGTCCGGCTCGCCGCCGAGCAGGCCATGCTGCGGGGCAACGTCAACGCGATCTTCACCAACCTCTCGCGCCGCAACCAGTCGCTCATCGAGGGCCAGCTGACCCTCATCACCGACCTGGAGAACAACGAGGCGGACCCGGACCAGCTGGAGAGCCTCTTCAAACTGGACCACCTGGCCACCCGTATGCGACGCAACGGCGAGAACCTGCTCGTCCTCTCCGGCGAGGAGCCCGGCCGCCGCTGGGACCAGCCGGTGCCGCTGGTCGACGTCCTGCGGGCCGCCTCCTCCGAGGTGGAGTCGTACGAGCGCATCGAGTTGTCCGGGGTGCCCGAGGCCGAGATCCACGGCCGGGCCGTCACCGACCTCGTGCACCTGCTGGCCGAGCTGCTGGAGAACGCCACCACGTTCTCCTCGCCGCAGACCAAGGTCCGCGTCACCGCGACCCGGCTGCCCGACGGCCGTGTGATGGTCGAGATCCACGACAAGGGGATCGGCCTCACCGCCGAGGACTTCGCCGACATCAACCACAAGCTGGCCAACCCGCCGACGGTGGACGCCGCCGTCTCGCAGCGCATGGGTCTGTTCGTGGTCGGCCGGCTCGCCGACCGGCACGGCATCCGGGTCCAGTTGCGCCCCTCGGGCGAGCAGGCCGGGACGACGTCGCTGGTCATGCTCCCGGACGTGATCACCCACGGTGGCAGTGGCGATTCCCTGCCCGGGCAGGGCGACTTCACGGTCTCCTCCATCATCCCGGAGCAGCAGAGCGCCTTCGACCCGGCGCCGCAGCACGGCCAGATGCGCACCGCGGCGGAGCTCGGCTTCGACGACTCGCGCTACGAGGTCCCGGCGGACCCGGCCCAGCTGGACCCGGTCAACCGTTCGCTGATGCGCGAGGAGCGCCGGGCGGCGCTGGAGGCCCAGACCGGCCCCGGCTCCCCGTTCGCGGACGGCTCCCAGGAGCAGCAGGGCTACGACCAGGACCAGCAGGGTTACGCCCAGGACCAGCGGTACGGCCAGGAGCCGTACGCCGGACTGGACCCGTACGACAACGGTGCGCAGGGGTACGCGCAGGAGTCCTACGGCCAGGACCGGTACGGCCAGGACCCCGCTCAGCAGCAGGCCCAGCAGCAGGCTCCGTACGACGGCTCCTACGAGCAGCAGGGGTACGGCGCCGACGACGGCTACCCGCAGCAGCAGGAGCAGAACGGGCCGCAGGCACAGCCTCAGGAGGGGTACGCGGAAGCGGCATATGCCGCTCCGGAGAACCCGCAGGACCCGTACGCCGCCGACCGGTACGCTGCCCCGACCGACCAGTCCCACCAGGACGACTGGCCTGTTCAGAGCGGTTTCCAGAACAGTTTTGAGCCGGTTCGGCAGGCTGAGGCGGAATCTGTTCCGAGCGTTCCCGCGCCGTCGCAGGAGCGCGTAGGCTTCGAGCGTCCGGGGTCCGCCCCGAACGTCGGCCACGAGCTGACCGAAGCCGGTCTGCCTCGCCGCGGCGGTGCGCAGCACTGGCAGCCGAGCGGCCGGGGCAACGAGCAGCCCGCTCCCCTTCCCCAGCGGCAGCCGCAGCAGCAGGAAGAGCGGCAGGCCCCGCAGACGGACGGGGACGGCACCGACGACTGGCGTTCGACGAACGACGAGCGCTGGGAGCGGGCCGAGAAGCTCCGGGAGCCGAAGGCGGGCGGAATCACCCCCTCCGGCCTCCCCCGGCGCGTGCCCAAGGCCAACCTGGTCGAGGGCACGGCGGAGCAGACCCAGCAGGGCGGCCCACAGGTCTCCCGCGCACCCGAGGACGT